Proteins encoded in a region of the Bradyrhizobium sp. CB3481 genome:
- a CDS encoding bacteriophage N4 adsorption protein A, whose protein sequence is MLAALLLAAVPCPVARAQVADSGPPLEGEAYTATESAYKAFSQGDYKASAARAAEAVALRPDLLRLHLLLIDSLVAAGDLTQAEQATKTASAAFAGNQELEGRQANIRQRLAQQPAGEGYKALERGDPKAAIRAARSAVEYAPDSMSYRLLLLSAQIADNSFNDAVATATGAIQLDPGNYVPLVWRGYLHQKLGNRAQAVSDFNAALATPNLTDIEKKNIRLIAADAALASGDYAAARNLLAEYPRTDPAVVTRLGDADAVAEKKATLKGDGKLMPMPVQTCRDTPYGSVCSLEAPLVQSIATPIPPVDKAAESFEAAGKAYQASRSKNYSLAIEEARKAIEASPDTIANRLLLVNLMIAAGRPAEAEVAASKAIALGQGTAEIYAQRGYARNLQHNPRGAMADWETALQRGLPPDQTRNVRLSLADAALAAKDPARALRALQRMPVSYDTAIRRAYALQALERKEESIAEFRTAERLGATAAQRDVALRAQINTLLELKRKQEARAIFDSAIARGRLSTMRDADLAYLAVAVGNDAVALHRFDRAHDRGQLPPRATIDAGYTAMRQFQNPKAIAYLMEGVDAKADGRINIDDQKLFETRRTISDLSRVWGINTSVTYGKVGSAPNPFLTVNNPASTYTSQLGTELYYRPPEFGNRNGALFDVFVRLFETLYDQAGGPTGLRTTQGMVGARWKPFSDHNLVLEVDKLIALGDAARNDTLLRAAYSYTVGTDLRAIDTHWPTWYVYAEVDKFLEKRQLVGIAEGRFGHSFRLDPISRNLVFFPHAVLAASYDDSFANHEAYSVGAGGSLRYWFGDTKYLAPPSYWELTLQYRFRIAGDKRAEGIFAQTSINY, encoded by the coding sequence GTGTTAGCAGCACTGTTGCTCGCCGCCGTGCCGTGTCCGGTCGCCCGCGCCCAGGTCGCCGATAGCGGTCCCCCGCTGGAGGGCGAGGCCTATACGGCTACTGAAAGCGCCTACAAGGCGTTCAGCCAGGGCGACTACAAGGCGTCCGCCGCACGCGCCGCAGAGGCCGTGGCCCTGCGTCCCGACCTCCTCCGCCTGCATCTGCTGCTGATCGACTCGCTCGTTGCCGCGGGCGATCTCACCCAGGCCGAGCAGGCCACCAAAACCGCATCGGCGGCCTTTGCGGGCAACCAGGAACTCGAAGGCCGGCAGGCCAATATTCGGCAGCGCCTCGCCCAGCAGCCCGCCGGTGAAGGCTACAAGGCGCTTGAACGGGGTGATCCCAAGGCGGCGATCCGGGCGGCCCGCAGCGCCGTGGAATATGCACCTGACTCGATGTCCTACCGCCTGCTGCTGCTGAGCGCTCAGATCGCGGACAATAGCTTCAACGACGCGGTCGCGACCGCGACCGGTGCGATCCAGCTCGATCCCGGCAATTACGTGCCGTTGGTCTGGCGCGGCTATCTCCATCAAAAGCTGGGGAACCGGGCGCAAGCGGTCAGCGATTTCAATGCCGCCCTCGCCACCCCCAACCTGACCGACATCGAAAAGAAGAATATTCGCCTGATCGCAGCCGACGCGGCGTTGGCCTCCGGCGACTATGCCGCCGCCCGCAACCTGCTGGCGGAATATCCGAGGACGGATCCGGCGGTCGTAACGCGGCTGGGTGATGCCGACGCCGTGGCCGAGAAAAAGGCGACGCTGAAGGGCGACGGCAAGCTGATGCCGATGCCAGTGCAGACCTGTCGCGATACGCCCTATGGCTCGGTGTGCAGCCTGGAGGCGCCGCTGGTCCAGAGCATCGCCACCCCGATCCCTCCCGTCGATAAGGCTGCGGAGAGTTTCGAAGCCGCCGGCAAGGCCTATCAGGCCAGCCGGTCCAAGAATTACTCGCTGGCCATAGAGGAGGCCAGGAAGGCCATCGAGGCCAGCCCGGATACGATCGCCAACCGCCTGCTGCTGGTCAATCTGATGATCGCCGCGGGCCGGCCGGCCGAAGCGGAAGTGGCCGCCAGCAAGGCCATCGCCCTCGGCCAAGGCACCGCCGAAATCTACGCCCAGCGCGGTTATGCCCGTAATCTGCAACACAACCCGCGCGGCGCGATGGCTGACTGGGAGACCGCACTTCAGCGCGGACTGCCGCCGGATCAGACGCGGAACGTGCGGCTGTCGCTGGCGGACGCCGCGCTTGCCGCCAAGGACCCGGCGCGCGCGCTCCGCGCGCTGCAGCGGATGCCGGTGAGCTACGACACGGCGATCCGCCGCGCCTACGCCCTGCAGGCGCTCGAGCGCAAGGAAGAATCGATCGCCGAATTCCGCACCGCCGAGCGCCTCGGCGCGACGGCTGCGCAGCGCGACGTTGCCTTGCGGGCCCAGATCAACACGCTACTGGAATTGAAGCGCAAGCAAGAGGCACGCGCGATCTTCGATTCTGCGATCGCGCGCGGCCGCCTCAGCACGATGCGGGATGCCGATCTGGCCTATCTCGCGGTCGCCGTCGGCAACGACGCGGTCGCGCTGCACCGCTTCGACCGGGCGCATGATCGCGGCCAGCTTCCGCCGCGGGCCACCATCGACGCCGGTTATACCGCGATGCGTCAGTTCCAGAATCCGAAGGCGATCGCCTACCTCATGGAAGGCGTCGACGCCAAGGCCGACGGCCGTATCAATATCGACGATCAGAAATTGTTCGAAACCCGTCGCACGATCTCCGACCTCTCGCGCGTGTGGGGCATCAACACGTCGGTCACCTACGGCAAGGTCGGGTCAGCGCCGAACCCGTTCCTGACAGTGAACAATCCGGCCAGCACCTACACCTCGCAGCTCGGGACCGAGCTCTATTACCGGCCGCCGGAGTTCGGCAACCGCAACGGCGCGCTGTTCGACGTGTTCGTCCGGCTGTTCGAAACGCTGTACGACCAGGCCGGGGGCCCCACCGGCTTGCGCACCACGCAAGGCATGGTCGGCGCGCGCTGGAAGCCATTCTCGGACCACAACCTCGTACTCGAAGTGGACAAGCTGATCGCGCTCGGCGACGCAGCGCGGAACGATACGCTGCTACGCGCGGCCTATTCGTACACAGTCGGCACCGATCTGCGGGCGATCGATACCCACTGGCCAACTTGGTACGTCTATGCCGAAGTCGACAAGTTCCTCGAGAAGCGCCAGCTCGTCGGCATCGCCGAAGGACGCTTTGGGCACAGTTTCCGCCTCGATCCGATCAGCCGCAATCTGGTGTTCTTCCCGCACGCCGTGCTGGCCGCGAGCTACGACGACTCTTTCGCCAATCATGAAGCTTATTCGGTGGGCGCCGGCGGTTCGCTGCGCTACTGGTTCGGCGACACCAAATATCTCGCGCCGCCGTCCTATTGGGAGCTGACGCTGCAATATCGCTTCCGCATCGCCGGCGACAAGCGGGCCGAAGGCATCTTCGCGCAGACGTCGATCAATTATTGA
- a CDS encoding glycosyltransferase codes for MLILAALAGLLSVPVAVLLLEVIAALKAPKLQPLEVQELNIEKRVAVIVPAHNESTGLIPTLHDIKLQLGAADRLIVVADNCTDDTAAVAAASGAEVIVRNDLERIGKGFAMGWGIAHLSHDPPDFVLFVDADCRLQVDLIGALKRVCHQVQRPVQALFMMQSAENSPINHSFAEFAWILRNWIRPLGLRNLGGPVQLMGTGMMFPWDAISSVPLASGHLVEDLKLGLDLAEAGKAPYFFPFVQITSTFPTSAKGTESQRQRWVQGHLGTIGKFVPRLLAVGSMRGDINVLALAFDLLVPPLSLLALLIAGTTFLTLSAALLGGGWLPALIACGNLAAFILCVFLAWFRFGRQVFPAHEALSFGAFALKKIRFYCRMLIGGTASQWIRTDRSTPR; via the coding sequence ATGTTGATCTTGGCCGCTCTGGCTGGATTGCTCAGCGTTCCCGTCGCTGTCCTGCTGCTCGAAGTGATTGCGGCGCTCAAGGCGCCGAAATTGCAGCCGCTCGAAGTCCAGGAATTAAATATCGAGAAGCGCGTCGCAGTCATTGTTCCCGCGCACAATGAGAGCACGGGCCTCATTCCAACGCTGCACGATATCAAGCTACAGCTTGGCGCGGCAGACCGCCTGATCGTCGTCGCCGATAATTGCACCGATGATACTGCGGCGGTCGCGGCGGCTTCGGGAGCCGAGGTTATTGTCCGCAACGACCTGGAGAGAATTGGCAAGGGTTTCGCGATGGGATGGGGCATCGCTCATCTCAGCCACGACCCGCCCGATTTCGTGCTCTTCGTCGATGCCGACTGCCGGCTCCAGGTTGACTTGATCGGCGCACTCAAGCGCGTCTGTCACCAGGTTCAGCGGCCGGTGCAGGCGTTGTTCATGATGCAAAGCGCCGAGAATTCGCCGATCAATCACAGCTTCGCCGAGTTCGCCTGGATTCTCAGAAACTGGATTCGCCCCCTTGGATTGCGCAATCTCGGTGGTCCCGTTCAGTTGATGGGAACGGGAATGATGTTTCCCTGGGATGCGATCAGTTCCGTTCCATTGGCCAGTGGCCACCTTGTGGAGGACCTGAAGCTCGGTCTTGATCTCGCAGAAGCCGGCAAGGCGCCATACTTCTTCCCTTTCGTGCAGATCACCAGCACATTTCCGACCAGCGCCAAGGGGACCGAGAGCCAGCGCCAGCGCTGGGTGCAGGGACACCTCGGCACCATCGGCAAATTCGTTCCGCGGCTTCTTGCGGTCGGTTCGATGCGTGGCGACATCAATGTGCTCGCGCTTGCGTTCGATCTTCTGGTGCCGCCACTGTCGTTGCTTGCCCTGTTGATCGCCGGGACGACGTTCCTGACCTTGTCGGCCGCTCTGCTTGGCGGAGGATGGCTGCCCGCTCTGATCGCATGCGGCAACCTTGCGGCATTTATTCTGTGCGTTTTTCTGGCTTGGTTTAGATTTGGACGTCAGGTTTTTCCCGCCCACGAGGCATTGTCGTTCGGAGCCTTTGCGCTAAAGAAAATCCGGTTCTATTGCCGGATGCTGATCGGCGGGACAGCGTCCCAATGGATACGGACGGATCGGTCGACGCCCCGTTAG
- a CDS encoding metallophosphoesterase, which translates to MSRTYAIPDLHGRLDLLDRAIEAVERHADGKSFTIVTLGDYVDRGPHSRQVVERLMGWRPNEAKVVNLKGNHEAMMSAVCANLAELDWWLQNGGAETVASYDLDPTRPDLRAVPAGHLEWIVSLPLLHVDRHRIFVHAAIDPKAPLDQQNEETLLWKRYPAGADVGHGRRHVVHGHHADRRAPIAGKHKTNLDGMAWKTDRLVVGVFEDDQPGAASEYLEVFGRGI; encoded by the coding sequence GTGAGCCGAACCTATGCCATACCCGACCTTCATGGCCGGCTGGATCTGTTAGATCGCGCAATCGAGGCGGTCGAGCGTCACGCGGACGGCAAGTCCTTTACCATTGTGACGTTGGGCGACTACGTCGATCGCGGGCCACACAGCAGACAGGTCGTCGAGCGTCTCATGGGTTGGCGACCGAACGAAGCGAAGGTCGTTAATCTGAAGGGCAACCACGAGGCCATGATGAGCGCGGTCTGCGCGAACCTGGCTGAACTCGACTGGTGGCTCCAGAACGGCGGAGCAGAGACAGTCGCGTCTTATGACCTAGATCCGACGCGGCCTGATCTGCGCGCGGTCCCTGCGGGCCATCTGGAATGGATCGTCAGTTTGCCGCTGCTGCACGTCGATCGGCACAGAATTTTCGTCCATGCCGCGATCGATCCCAAGGCTCCGCTCGATCAGCAAAACGAAGAAACGCTGCTATGGAAACGTTACCCCGCTGGCGCCGATGTCGGGCACGGGCGCCGGCATGTTGTGCACGGTCATCATGCGGATCGGCGCGCTCCAATTGCAGGCAAACATAAAACTAATCTCGACGGGATGGCCTGGAAGACGGACCGGCTAGTCGTCGGAGTGTTTGAAGACGACCAGCCGGGCGCTGCTTCCGAATATCTTGAAGTGTTTGGCCGCGGAATCTGA
- a CDS encoding glycosyltransferase: MKIAYLVNHYPAVSHSFIRREILALERLGHEVLRISLRGWADPQRGAEDRLEQERTRYVLRGGPAPLLAAFLRILITNPAGLFRSLVLTLRVGRRAERPLPVHLIYLFEACQVVLWLRSEKVEHLHAHFGTNSAEVAMLARELGGPRWSFTAHGPEEFDKPKFIALPEKIRRARFVVAVSSFGRSQLFRNVPHSHWHKIKVVHCGLEPAFHETDVTAASGHERRLVCVGRLCEQKGQLLLIEAARLLAERGVKFELVLAGDGEMRGEIETLVAKYKLAESVRITGWISSEEVRAEILASRALVLPSFAEGLPVVIMEAMALRRPVISTFVAGIPELVQQGEHGWLVPAGDLERLAAGMEECLGTAPDKIAQMGANARQRVLQRHDVNTETAKLVALIEA; encoded by the coding sequence ATGAAGATCGCCTATCTGGTTAACCACTATCCGGCGGTCAGCCACAGTTTTATCCGGCGCGAAATCCTGGCGCTCGAGCGCCTTGGCCACGAGGTCCTGCGAATATCCTTGCGCGGCTGGGCCGATCCGCAGCGCGGTGCCGAAGATCGGCTCGAACAGGAACGCACGCGTTACGTGCTGCGCGGCGGTCCGGCGCCGCTGCTGGCCGCCTTCCTCCGTATCTTGATAACCAATCCTGCCGGGCTCTTTCGCTCGCTGGTACTGACGCTCAGGGTCGGTCGGCGGGCCGAGCGTCCCCTTCCCGTTCATTTAATTTATCTGTTCGAAGCCTGTCAGGTGGTCCTGTGGCTGCGCAGTGAAAAGGTGGAGCACCTGCATGCGCATTTCGGAACCAACTCCGCCGAAGTCGCAATGCTTGCACGGGAACTAGGGGGACCACGCTGGAGCTTCACGGCCCACGGCCCCGAGGAGTTTGACAAGCCGAAATTCATCGCGCTGCCCGAGAAAATCCGGCGGGCGCGCTTTGTCGTGGCGGTCAGTTCCTTCGGGCGGAGCCAGCTCTTTCGCAATGTACCCCACTCCCACTGGCACAAGATCAAGGTGGTTCATTGCGGCCTCGAACCGGCTTTCCATGAAACCGATGTGACTGCGGCCTCGGGCCACGAACGGCGATTGGTCTGCGTGGGCCGGCTGTGTGAACAGAAGGGACAATTGCTCCTGATCGAGGCGGCGCGTCTCCTGGCGGAACGCGGAGTCAAATTCGAGCTGGTGCTGGCCGGCGATGGCGAGATGCGCGGCGAGATCGAGACGCTTGTCGCAAAATACAAGCTGGCAGAGAGCGTGCGAATAACCGGATGGATCAGCAGCGAGGAGGTCCGTGCCGAAATTCTCGCATCCCGCGCCCTGGTGCTCCCGAGCTTCGCCGAAGGCCTGCCGGTCGTCATTATGGAAGCCATGGCGCTGCGCCGGCCGGTAATCAGCACTTTCGTTGCAGGCATTCCGGAACTGGTTCAGCAAGGCGAACACGGCTGGCTGGTTCCCGCCGGCGACCTCGAACGGCTGGCCGCAGGGATGGAGGAATGCCTCGGAACGGCGCCTGACAAGATCGCGCAGATGGGAGCAAATGCCCGCCAACGGGTATTGCAGCGCCATGATGTGAACACGGAAACGGCTAAGCTGGTCGCCCTGATAGAAGCCTAG
- the xrtV gene encoding exosortase V, with the protein MGPFLWPALLGASVIIAYVQTVLSLIDGPWQTEQEGHGPLIIAASLWLVWQSREKLRAVEISPAPILGWLSLLGGLVILYLARIQQGLVTFETFSLIPVIVGCVLISVGWPALRVLAFPIGFLIFAVPMPDWLVDAATVPLKVFISNVVTNVLYATGFPVAQNGVMIMIGTYQLLVKDACSGMNSIFALSAIGVFYAYAFRWQEKVRSLLLLAAIIPITIIANFFRVFALVLIAYYLGPDMLEGLLHDLTGIGLFVVAVLLLFLFDAFLGLCFALVRRVRNRSAPATAV; encoded by the coding sequence TTGGGCCCTTTTTTATGGCCGGCGCTGCTCGGCGCCTCCGTGATCATTGCTTATGTCCAGACCGTGCTCAGCCTGATCGATGGACCCTGGCAGACGGAGCAGGAGGGGCATGGTCCGCTCATCATCGCCGCCTCGCTGTGGCTGGTTTGGCAATCGCGCGAGAAACTGCGGGCAGTTGAAATTTCTCCGGCTCCCATCCTGGGATGGCTCTCGCTTCTCGGCGGCCTGGTCATTCTTTACCTCGCCCGGATTCAGCAGGGGCTTGTCACCTTCGAAACCTTTTCCCTGATTCCGGTCATCGTCGGCTGCGTCCTGATTTCGGTCGGATGGCCGGCGTTGCGAGTTCTCGCGTTTCCGATCGGTTTCCTGATCTTCGCCGTGCCGATGCCCGACTGGCTCGTCGATGCCGCGACCGTTCCGCTGAAGGTCTTCATTTCAAACGTCGTTACCAACGTCCTCTATGCAACGGGCTTCCCGGTCGCGCAGAACGGCGTGATGATCATGATCGGAACCTATCAGCTCCTGGTCAAGGACGCCTGCTCCGGGATGAACTCGATTTTCGCCTTGTCAGCGATCGGTGTCTTCTATGCGTATGCGTTTCGCTGGCAGGAGAAGGTCCGGAGCCTGTTGCTGCTTGCGGCGATCATACCCATCACTATCATTGCGAACTTCTTCCGCGTCTTCGCATTGGTCCTGATCGCGTATTACCTCGGCCCTGACATGCTCGAAGGACTTCTGCACGATCTCACCGGCATCGGCCTCTTTGTGGTCGCGGTCCTTCTGCTGTTCCTGTTCGATGCTTTCCTCGGCCTTTGCTTCGCGCTGGTGCGCCGCGTCCGCAATCGCTCCGCGCCGGCGACTGCGGTCTAA
- a CDS encoding twin-arginine translocation pathway signal, with product MADAIPCGAAERCRAAVAPANRRSLNVRRPLANLIAATAVLFAMTTPSHARDAVLEGKQNWLFAGWESLTAPKPAAEKSSIALIAGASRMFAKKNIKLIVLIVPLKPRYYEPLLPDGAAMSDEIRKRYDALLTELRTGGVTAVDVRDAFKTVIASKQEVFYRADFHWTTFAAEASADQVAALMLSTGPLPGKAGTGMKLGEWINDRHLGDLAANFLSPERKRAIGPEAYVIRQAPKAESGKADGGLLDGDPAPVAVVGNSFVQPYFGFSQRLSNRIERPVTLKWNPGDVGPWASLLQYLKSTDFKSSPPQFLVWQFNEAQLQNGPDAMGEWASQSIISPADWSARVQDALRN from the coding sequence GTGGCCGATGCGATCCCTTGTGGCGCCGCTGAGCGATGCCGAGCGGCAGTGGCTCCGGCAAACCGAAGGTCATTGAACGTGCGTCGCCCCCTTGCAAACCTGATCGCGGCAACGGCCGTTTTATTCGCGATGACAACTCCCTCCCACGCGCGTGACGCCGTGCTCGAGGGCAAGCAGAACTGGCTGTTTGCCGGCTGGGAAAGCCTGACCGCCCCGAAGCCTGCCGCAGAAAAATCCTCGATCGCCCTGATTGCCGGCGCCAGCCGGATGTTCGCAAAAAAGAACATCAAGCTGATCGTGCTGATCGTTCCGCTGAAGCCGCGGTACTACGAGCCCCTGCTGCCCGATGGCGCTGCGATGTCGGACGAGATCCGCAAGCGCTACGACGCACTGTTGACAGAACTCCGCACTGGCGGCGTCACCGCGGTTGATGTCAGGGATGCGTTCAAGACGGTGATCGCGAGCAAGCAGGAGGTGTTCTACCGCGCCGATTTTCACTGGACCACATTTGCCGCGGAGGCGAGCGCCGACCAGGTCGCCGCGCTGATGCTTTCGACAGGCCCACTGCCCGGCAAAGCCGGAACGGGCATGAAACTCGGTGAATGGATCAACGATCGCCATCTTGGCGACCTCGCCGCGAATTTCCTTTCGCCCGAACGCAAACGCGCGATCGGTCCGGAGGCCTACGTCATCCGCCAGGCTCCCAAGGCTGAATCTGGCAAGGCTGACGGGGGGCTGCTGGACGGTGACCCGGCGCCGGTGGCTGTGGTGGGGAATAGTTTTGTGCAGCCCTATTTCGGGTTCTCGCAGCGGCTGTCGAACAGGATTGAACGGCCGGTCACCCTCAAATGGAACCCCGGCGACGTCGGGCCCTGGGCTTCCTTACTTCAGTACCTCAAATCAACCGACTTCAAGAGCAGTCCTCCTCAATTCCTGGTCTGGCAATTCAACGAGGCCCAGCTTCAAAACGGTCCCGACGCGATGGGGGAATGGGCGTCGCAAAGCATCATCAGCCCGGCCGATTGGAGCGCGCGCGTGCAGGACGCCCTGCGCAATTAG
- a CDS encoding PEP-CTERM sorting domain-containing protein, protein MSLRSRLLIALSTTVLGSTVASAGLVTVTSYEMNNGNGASQYTTPTGGQNYFDFTYTKTGEGSPTANAGKNGSQSSIPYNGVNDAPLSGGTGKLTDGVKASDNFSLVSGTDGTISNGWTVAGSPYYGGLNGGPSQYVGWKYQDPTILFNLTGGQAVTSISIYAAANKSGGLVGAPANIALSLNGTLLDPSLYTLSSVAYKPGSNPYAGSTDLITLTLKNPVPSAFSFGLQFFRGPLLQDGYDYWNQYYDPVTKTFNDPLSGFDTSAYYPNLEPWIMLSEVEFNAAVPEPSTWVMMIAGFAGLGFMAYRRKARQPALATA, encoded by the coding sequence ATGTCGCTGCGGTCTCGTTTGCTCATTGCCCTCTCAACCACCGTGTTGGGTTCCACGGTCGCATCGGCAGGATTGGTCACCGTCACCAGCTACGAAATGAACAACGGCAACGGCGCCTCGCAATATACGACGCCGACCGGCGGTCAGAACTATTTCGACTTCACCTACACCAAGACAGGTGAGGGGTCGCCGACGGCCAACGCCGGCAAGAACGGATCGCAAAGCTCCATCCCCTATAACGGCGTGAACGACGCGCCGCTTTCCGGCGGCACTGGCAAGCTCACCGACGGGGTCAAGGCTAGCGACAATTTCTCGCTGGTCAGCGGCACCGACGGCACCATCTCCAACGGTTGGACCGTGGCGGGCTCACCCTACTATGGCGGGCTCAACGGAGGTCCAAGCCAGTATGTGGGCTGGAAGTATCAGGACCCGACGATTCTGTTCAATCTGACCGGCGGCCAGGCGGTGACGTCGATTTCGATTTACGCCGCGGCAAACAAGTCGGGCGGTCTGGTGGGAGCGCCGGCGAATATTGCGCTTTCGCTCAACGGAACTTTGCTGGATCCCTCGCTCTACACCCTGAGTTCAGTTGCCTATAAGCCCGGCAGCAACCCCTACGCGGGAAGCACCGATCTGATCACGCTGACGCTGAAGAATCCCGTGCCGTCCGCCTTCTCTTTCGGTTTGCAGTTTTTCCGCGGGCCGCTGCTGCAAGACGGTTATGACTACTGGAATCAGTACTACGACCCCGTCACCAAGACATTCAATGACCCGCTCAGCGGATTTGATACCAGCGCCTATTATCCGAACCTGGAGCCCTGGATCATGCTCAGCGAGGTCGAGTTCAATGCCGCCGTCCCCGAGCCGTCGACCTGGGTGATGATGATTGCCGGTTTCGCCGGTCTGGGATTCATGGCCTATCGCCGCAAGGCCAGGCAGCCGGCGCTGGCGACCGCGTGA